A portion of the Acidihalobacter yilgarnensis genome contains these proteins:
- the purH gene encoding bifunctional phosphoribosylaminoimidazolecarboxamide formyltransferase/IMP cyclohydrolase encodes MQDIRPIGRALISVSDKTGIEALARALVALGVELLSTGGTARTLKAAGLPVLDVSEHTGLPEMMDGRVKTLHPKIHGGILGRRGIDDEVMATHGIGTIDLVVVNLYPFEATIANPDCTLPEAIEQIDIGGPAMVRAAAKNHADVGVVVDPEDYAGLIDELRAHGGTFLRTRFALAAKAFAHTARYDGMVANYLGAVTADGDRQPFADTLSLQFDKSEDLRYGENPHQRAAFYRERTVAEASVASARQLQGKALSFNNIADTDAALECVKQFDAPACVIVKHANPCGVSVAPNLLTAYERAYQTDPTSAYGGIIAFNRPLDGDTARAIVSRQFVEVIIAPEITPAAARAVAEKKNVRLLACGQWDAPTPGLDFKRVNGGLLVQDRDIASISAETLKPVTRRSPNPQELDDLLFAWQVAKFVKSNAIVYARDRQTVGVGAGQMSRVYSARIAGIKAADEGLVVAGSVMASDAFFPFRDGIDAAAEAGITAVIQPGGSMRDEEVIEAADSHGMAMVFTGVRHFRH; translated from the coding sequence ATGCAAGATATCCGACCCATCGGCCGAGCCCTCATCAGCGTTTCCGACAAAACCGGCATTGAGGCCCTCGCCCGCGCCCTCGTAGCACTCGGCGTCGAGCTGCTCTCCACCGGCGGCACTGCCCGCACCCTCAAGGCCGCCGGGCTGCCAGTCCTCGACGTCTCGGAACACACCGGCCTCCCGGAAATGATGGATGGGCGCGTCAAGACGCTGCACCCGAAGATTCACGGTGGCATCCTCGGACGCCGCGGCATCGACGATGAAGTCATGGCGACCCATGGCATCGGCACCATCGACCTGGTCGTGGTCAACCTCTACCCCTTCGAAGCCACGATCGCCAACCCCGACTGCACCTTGCCCGAGGCCATCGAGCAGATCGACATCGGCGGCCCGGCCATGGTGCGCGCGGCAGCCAAGAACCACGCCGATGTCGGCGTAGTTGTCGATCCCGAGGATTATGCCGGCCTGATCGACGAGTTGCGTGCACACGGCGGCACCTTTCTGCGAACCCGTTTCGCGCTCGCCGCCAAGGCCTTCGCCCATACCGCACGCTACGACGGCATGGTCGCCAACTATCTAGGCGCCGTCACGGCCGACGGCGACCGCCAACCCTTCGCGGACACCCTCAGCCTCCAGTTCGACAAATCCGAAGACCTGCGCTACGGCGAAAATCCGCACCAGCGTGCCGCCTTCTACCGCGAGCGAACCGTCGCCGAGGCCAGCGTCGCCAGTGCCCGCCAGCTACAAGGCAAGGCGCTGTCATTCAACAACATCGCGGACACCGACGCGGCGCTCGAATGCGTCAAGCAGTTCGATGCGCCCGCCTGCGTGATCGTCAAGCACGCCAATCCCTGCGGCGTGTCCGTCGCACCCAATCTACTGACCGCCTATGAACGCGCTTATCAAACCGACCCCACTTCGGCCTATGGCGGCATCATTGCCTTCAATCGTCCGCTGGACGGTGACACCGCTCGCGCCATCGTCAGCCGCCAGTTCGTCGAGGTCATCATCGCTCCGGAGATCACCCCGGCGGCGGCGCGCGCCGTAGCGGAAAAGAAGAACGTGCGGCTACTGGCCTGCGGCCAGTGGGACGCACCGACACCCGGTCTCGACTTCAAGCGCGTCAATGGCGGCCTGTTGGTACAGGACCGCGACATCGCCTCCATCAGCGCCGAGACGCTCAAGCCCGTCACCCGGCGCTCGCCCAATCCGCAGGAGCTCGACGATCTACTGTTCGCCTGGCAGGTCGCCAAATTCGTCAAATCCAATGCCATCGTTTACGCACGTGATCGTCAAACGGTAGGCGTAGGCGCGGGGCAGATGAGCCGCGTCTATTCCGCACGTATCGCTGGCATCAAGGCCGCCGACGAGGGTCTCGTGGTGGCCGGCTCGGTGATGGCCTCGGATGCATTCTTCCCGTTCCGCGACGGTATCGACGCGGCGGCGGAGGCCGGCATCACCGCCGTGATCCAGCCAGGCGGTTCGATGCGCGACGAAGAGGTGATCGAGGCCGCCGACAGCCACGGCATGGCCATGGTGTTCACCGGAGTACGGCACTTCCGCCACTGA
- a CDS encoding LabA-like NYN domain-containing protein — MTTTPLRVGVYVDVSNIHLNGGYRMQFDILRDFACRDGANPVHLNAYLAYDAQRAERDAGYRTGARQFHAALRDIGYKVIVKHVRWYTDEAGERYGKANMDLELAVDALLQGERLDRVLIASGDGDFAYLVRALQNRGCRTELIAFSNVSSDLRQEVDLFVSGYLIPGLLPVKSERPWGTLDSRLRGTCYHYDHEKGFGFLRYLKHIDTHLHITDARDPHSPYGTVFFHASQLPAGYDTRSLPSREHVFEFTLRPPAGEDKKDPSAAELIHVN, encoded by the coding sequence ATGACGACCACACCACTGCGCGTCGGCGTCTACGTTGACGTCTCCAACATCCACCTCAACGGCGGCTATCGCATGCAGTTCGACATCCTGCGCGACTTCGCCTGCCGCGACGGTGCCAATCCAGTCCATCTGAACGCCTATCTGGCCTACGACGCGCAAAGAGCCGAACGCGACGCCGGTTATCGGACCGGTGCCCGCCAGTTTCACGCCGCCTTGCGCGACATCGGTTACAAGGTCATCGTCAAACACGTTCGCTGGTATACCGACGAGGCCGGCGAGCGCTACGGCAAGGCAAACATGGACCTTGAACTGGCCGTCGACGCCCTGCTTCAGGGGGAACGGCTCGATCGCGTCCTCATTGCCAGCGGCGACGGCGACTTCGCCTACTTGGTTCGTGCCCTGCAGAATCGCGGCTGCCGCACCGAGCTTATCGCCTTCAGCAACGTCTCTTCCGATCTGCGCCAGGAGGTAGACCTTTTCGTCTCCGGCTACCTGATACCCGGCCTGCTACCGGTCAAGTCAGAGCGTCCCTGGGGCACACTGGACTCGCGCCTGCGCGGCACCTGCTATCACTACGACCACGAAAAGGGCTTCGGTTTTCTGCGCTATCTCAAGCACATCGACACGCACCTGCACATCACCGACGCCCGCGACCCACACTCGCCCTACGGCACCGTGTTTTTCCACGCCAGCCAGTTGCCGGCAGGCTACGACACGCGCAGCCTGCCCTCACGCGAGCACGTATTCGAATTCACTTTGCGCCCGCCGGCCGGAGAGGACAAAAAAGATCCCTCGGCCGCCGAGCTCATACATGTCAACTGA
- the ggt gene encoding gamma-glutamyltransferase — protein sequence MNSEIEPNTLPLYARSALGVVTTPNALASRVGADILGQGGNAIEAAIAIAAAIAVVYPHMNSIGGDAFWLVADEAGSVRGLAGAGQAGAAYSPQYYADAGMSALPERGGLAAVTVAGAVGSWGAAYDMSREAWGGRLEWAALLEPARRYAETGFPVSRSHAVTLAERAEALRNLPGFAEVFLAPGGLPGEGDIFRQPALALTLAELQREGSDAFYRGALAGRLAKGLRAAGSLLGADDLADYRPCWVDPLRLAYGDGELINLPPPTQGVASLMLLGLLERSGVADMDPEGDAYVHHAIEATKLAFALRDRYVGDPLFVDVPLADLLDAAHLDRLALHIDPDRAVDSPVSPGPGDTVWFGVVDAQGRSVSMIQSIYHEFGCGVVVGDTGVVWNNRGCSFSLSPGHANELAPGKRPFHTLNPALYVENGRVRLVYGTMGGDGQPQTQAAILTRALNFGYAPDEAVAAPRWLYGRTWGETTAGVRLERRFAPEVMAGLQRRGHRDVSWVPRHAGIMGHAGMIRIGRHADGLDLEAGADPRSDGAAYGATDHSATEES from the coding sequence ATGAATTCAGAAATAGAGCCGAATACGCTTCCCCTGTATGCCCGCTCCGCGTTGGGTGTGGTGACTACGCCCAACGCATTGGCCAGTCGGGTGGGCGCCGATATCCTCGGCCAGGGTGGTAACGCCATTGAGGCTGCGATCGCCATTGCGGCGGCCATTGCGGTGGTCTATCCGCACATGAATAGCATTGGCGGCGATGCCTTTTGGCTGGTGGCGGACGAGGCTGGTTCGGTGCGCGGGTTGGCGGGTGCCGGCCAAGCCGGTGCCGCGTACTCGCCGCAATACTATGCCGATGCGGGTATGAGTGCGTTGCCGGAACGCGGTGGCTTGGCGGCGGTGACGGTGGCCGGGGCCGTCGGTAGCTGGGGCGCTGCCTATGACATGAGTCGCGAAGCGTGGGGTGGGCGTCTGGAATGGGCTGCATTGCTGGAGCCGGCGAGGCGTTATGCCGAGACGGGTTTTCCGGTGAGCCGCAGTCATGCGGTGACGCTGGCCGAGCGCGCCGAGGCGCTGCGCAATCTGCCGGGGTTTGCCGAGGTTTTTCTCGCACCGGGCGGCTTGCCGGGTGAGGGTGACATCTTCAGGCAGCCTGCGTTGGCGCTGACGCTTGCCGAATTGCAGCGGGAGGGTAGCGATGCGTTCTATCGGGGCGCGCTGGCCGGGCGCCTCGCGAAGGGACTACGTGCAGCCGGCAGTCTGCTCGGCGCGGACGATCTGGCCGATTACCGGCCGTGCTGGGTTGATCCTCTGCGCTTGGCCTATGGTGACGGGGAGCTGATCAACTTGCCGCCGCCCACTCAGGGTGTGGCATCTCTGATGCTGTTGGGCCTGCTCGAACGGTCCGGGGTGGCGGATATGGATCCGGAAGGCGATGCCTATGTGCACCATGCCATCGAGGCCACCAAGCTGGCCTTCGCGCTGCGTGACCGTTATGTCGGCGATCCCCTGTTTGTGGATGTGCCGTTGGCCGATCTGCTCGATGCCGCCCATTTGGATCGGCTGGCCTTGCATATCGACCCCGATCGGGCGGTGGACTCACCCGTATCGCCAGGTCCTGGCGATACGGTCTGGTTCGGCGTCGTGGATGCCCAGGGGCGTTCGGTCAGTATGATTCAGAGTATCTACCACGAATTCGGCTGCGGCGTGGTCGTGGGCGATACCGGGGTGGTGTGGAATAACCGCGGTTGCAGTTTCTCGCTGAGCCCCGGTCACGCCAATGAACTTGCGCCCGGCAAGCGTCCCTTTCATACCCTCAATCCGGCGCTTTATGTCGAGAATGGTCGTGTGCGGTTGGTCTACGGCACCATGGGCGGGGATGGGCAGCCACAGACGCAGGCGGCGATCCTGACGCGTGCGCTGAACTTCGGTTACGCGCCGGATGAGGCCGTGGCCGCGCCGCGCTGGCTGTACGGCCGGACATGGGGGGAGACCACCGCAGGCGTACGCCTGGAACGCCGCTTCGCGCCGGAGGTCATGGCCGGGCTGCAACGGCGCGGTCATCGGGATGTGTCGTGGGTGCCGCGCCATGCAGGGATCATGGGGCACGCCGGCATGATTCGTATCGGACGACATGCCGACGGCCTCGATCTTGAGGCGGGTGCGGATCCGCGCAGCGACGGCGCGGCTTATGGCGCGACCGACCATTCCGCGACCGAGGAATCCTGA
- a CDS encoding Lrp/AsnC family transcriptional regulator, translating into MDTIDHEILARLVEDGRASYAEIARRLGISRANVRERVQRLREQGVIENFTVVVNPEYLDKRISAFLDVQASPDWLPRLADELAGCDEVASLYVMSDMLSLHVHVLTADMQALEHFTQSRLFAREGILRVECKLLLSRVKHRRGGPRL; encoded by the coding sequence ATGGATACGATCGACCACGAAATTCTGGCGCGGCTGGTCGAGGATGGGCGAGCCTCCTATGCTGAAATCGCACGTCGGTTGGGAATCTCAAGGGCCAATGTGCGCGAGCGGGTGCAGCGCCTGCGCGAGCAGGGGGTGATCGAGAATTTCACGGTGGTCGTCAATCCGGAATATCTCGACAAGCGTATCTCGGCCTTTCTGGACGTGCAGGCTTCGCCGGATTGGCTGCCGCGGCTTGCAGACGAATTGGCGGGTTGCGATGAAGTCGCGAGTTTGTATGTGATGAGCGATATGCTGAGCCTGCATGTGCACGTACTGACGGCTGATATGCAGGCGTTGGAGCACTTCACGCAAAGCCGCCTGTTCGCCCGCGAGGGCATACTCAGAGTCGAATGCAAACTGCTGCTCAGTCGCGTCAAGCACCGCCGGGGCGGCCCACGCTTGTGA
- a CDS encoding sensor domain-containing diguanylate cyclase — protein MNAHPPRGSGGTSQAWLLDLHQLVVAHFEDMDAFAEACLEAGRRLLELETGIISHIDGDDYRIVYLQSPLPDIRPGGCFSLHETSCEAVVRERRTLCHTDASDPPQLSLSHPVYRGKAPLTTYISTPVTVDGVLYGTLNFSDSRPRQRPFDADQIMLVELMAGLIGRFIERNVRDRKRDELARHLVERQSMLDMSFNHAIIGKAIVDVANSHILDVNPTLCRMLGYPREALIDSTFERITHPDDRGLTAPEIRKLVRGKHDAFEMEKRYLHQDGHIVEAYVGITVIRDADGQPRYLSGELLDITARKTSETALREAYRDLAHLSITDALTGLHNRRSLDEVLNKETARARRSHIPLSLILLDIDHFKRYNDAFGHPAGDQALRQSARLITESIRTTDLAARYGGEEFAIVLPDTPGDHAAVLAERCRRAFLDEPWDHHDSPLTASFGVATLTDAMTDAHALLQRTDEALYDAKAQGRNRVIVAG, from the coding sequence ATGAATGCCCACCCACCGCGTGGGTCAGGCGGAACCTCACAGGCCTGGCTGCTCGACCTGCATCAGCTGGTCGTAGCCCACTTCGAGGACATGGATGCCTTTGCGGAGGCCTGCCTGGAGGCTGGCCGACGCCTGCTCGAGCTGGAAACGGGCATCATTAGTCATATCGACGGCGACGATTACCGGATCGTTTATCTGCAAAGTCCGCTGCCAGACATTCGCCCCGGAGGCTGTTTCAGCCTACACGAAACCAGCTGCGAGGCTGTGGTGCGCGAGCGTCGCACCCTCTGCCATACCGACGCATCCGACCCGCCACAGTTATCGCTAAGTCATCCCGTCTACCGCGGCAAGGCGCCCCTGACGACCTACATCAGCACCCCGGTTACGGTTGATGGAGTCCTCTACGGCACCCTCAACTTCAGCGATAGCCGCCCACGACAACGGCCGTTTGATGCTGACCAGATCATGCTCGTCGAACTGATGGCCGGCCTGATCGGCCGTTTTATCGAACGCAATGTCCGAGACCGCAAGCGCGACGAACTGGCCCGCCATCTCGTCGAGCGCCAATCCATGCTCGATATGAGCTTCAATCACGCCATCATCGGCAAGGCCATCGTCGACGTCGCTAACAGCCATATCCTCGACGTCAATCCCACGCTCTGCCGCATGCTCGGCTACCCGCGCGAGGCATTGATCGACAGCACCTTCGAGCGCATCACGCACCCCGATGACCGCGGTCTGACCGCACCCGAAATCCGCAAACTGGTACGTGGCAAACACGACGCCTTTGAAATGGAAAAACGTTATCTGCACCAGGACGGGCATATTGTAGAGGCCTATGTCGGCATCACCGTGATCCGGGATGCAGACGGCCAACCGCGTTACCTGAGCGGAGAGCTGCTGGACATCACAGCGCGCAAGACATCCGAAACTGCCCTGCGCGAGGCCTATCGCGATCTCGCGCATCTGAGTATCACCGATGCCCTGACCGGCCTGCATAATCGCCGCAGCTTGGACGAAGTGCTGAACAAGGAAACCGCGCGCGCACGTCGTTCGCATATCCCGCTGTCATTAATTCTGCTCGATATCGACCATTTCAAGCGCTACAACGACGCCTTCGGACACCCTGCCGGCGACCAAGCGCTGCGTCAATCCGCCCGTTTGATCACCGAATCCATCCGCACCACGGACTTGGCCGCACGGTACGGTGGGGAAGAGTTCGCCATCGTCCTGCCGGATACGCCAGGCGATCATGCTGCGGTCCTTGCCGAGCGATGTCGGCGCGCGTTCCTCGACGAACCCTGGGATCATCACGACAGTCCGTTGACCGCGAGCTTCGGCGTGGCCACCCTGACCGACGCCATGACGGATGCCCATGCGCTACTACAACGCACCGATGAGGCCCTCTACGACGCCAAGGCTCAAGGGCGCAACCGCGTGATTGTCGCGGGATAG
- a CDS encoding sulfite exporter TauE/SafE family protein: MVVPVLLATFAYLKVAPGVITHLAIGTSLATIVFTSLSAVRAQQRKKAIDWPLVRALAPAVVLGSFVSGYVAGWIPGHWLRLVFGVFLILASVQLLLNWRPAGRRGLPAKPGLWAAGIGIGTVSALVGIGGGTLTVPFLSWCNVEMKRAVAASSALGFVLALFGAAGFVISGLDDTALPPWSLGYVSLPALLGIIATAVLFAPLGVQLSHRLPVTVLKRIFGVLLLAVAIQILFFR; the protein is encoded by the coding sequence GTGGTTGTGCCGGTGCTGCTGGCCACATTCGCCTATCTCAAGGTGGCGCCAGGGGTCATCACGCATCTGGCCATCGGTACCTCGTTGGCGACCATCGTCTTCACTTCGCTGTCGGCAGTGCGCGCGCAGCAGCGCAAGAAGGCCATCGACTGGCCGCTGGTTCGCGCACTCGCACCGGCGGTGGTCTTGGGCAGTTTCGTGAGTGGTTATGTCGCGGGCTGGATTCCGGGGCACTGGTTGCGCCTGGTATTCGGCGTATTCCTGATCCTCGCCTCGGTGCAGCTTCTGCTCAACTGGCGCCCAGCCGGCCGTCGTGGATTGCCGGCCAAGCCTGGGCTGTGGGCTGCAGGTATTGGCATCGGCACGGTATCCGCCCTGGTCGGGATCGGTGGCGGTACCCTGACGGTGCCTTTCCTGAGCTGGTGCAACGTGGAAATGAAGCGCGCAGTGGCGGCCTCATCTGCCCTTGGCTTTGTGCTGGCACTGTTCGGCGCCGCGGGTTTCGTCATTTCTGGGCTTGATGATACCGCCTTGCCACCATGGAGCCTGGGATATGTTTCATTGCCAGCATTGCTTGGGATCATCGCCACGGCGGTATTGTTCGCGCCTCTGGGCGTGCAACTGTCGCACCGGCTTCCAGTGACCGTGCTCAAGCGCATATTCGGCGTCCTCCTGCTGGCCGTTGCCATTCAGATTCTCTTTTTCAGATAG
- the purD gene encoding phosphoribosylamine--glycine ligase — MNVLVIGGGGREHALAWKLAQSASVETVYVAPGNAGTASEPGIRNVPLAANDIPGLLRFADEAGIHLTVVGPEAPLVAGIVDTFRDAGHRIFGPTRDAARLEGSKAFSKDFLHRHRIPTARYGSFTEIAPALDFIHDHGAPIVVKADGLAAGKGVVVAQTQEEARTAVHEMLAGNAFGEAGHRVVIEEFLRGEEASFICMVDGVHVLPMATSQDHKARDDGDLGPNTGGMGAYSPAPVVTPEIHARILREVIEPTVIGMASEGTPYTGFLYAGVMIDAEGTPKVLEFNCRFGDPETQPIMLRLRSDLYALIESAVDGQLEQASANWDPRVALGVVLAAQGYPETYLEDERLDPLPADDDDRKLFHAGTRLMGEHVVSAGGRVLCATGLGDTVSEARTRAYALADAVAWPGKYYRTDIGHRALSRSN, encoded by the coding sequence ATGAATGTACTGGTCATCGGCGGCGGCGGTCGCGAGCATGCCCTTGCCTGGAAACTGGCCCAATCGGCCTCTGTCGAAACGGTCTACGTCGCACCGGGCAATGCAGGTACCGCCAGCGAACCTGGCATACGTAACGTACCGCTGGCCGCCAACGACATTCCCGGCCTGCTGCGTTTCGCCGACGAGGCCGGCATCCACCTCACCGTGGTCGGCCCCGAGGCGCCGCTGGTCGCGGGTATTGTGGATACCTTCCGCGACGCAGGACACCGCATTTTTGGCCCGACGCGTGATGCCGCGCGTCTCGAAGGCTCCAAGGCCTTCAGCAAGGACTTTCTGCACCGCCACCGCATCCCAACCGCGCGTTACGGCAGCTTCACCGAAATCGCACCTGCCCTCGATTTCATACACGACCACGGTGCCCCAATCGTAGTCAAGGCCGATGGACTGGCCGCCGGCAAGGGTGTGGTCGTGGCGCAAACCCAGGAAGAGGCCCGCACCGCGGTACACGAAATGCTCGCCGGCAATGCCTTTGGCGAGGCCGGGCACCGCGTGGTCATCGAAGAATTTCTGCGTGGCGAGGAAGCCAGCTTCATCTGTATGGTCGATGGCGTACATGTCCTACCGATGGCCACCTCACAGGACCACAAGGCGCGCGACGACGGTGACCTCGGCCCCAATACCGGCGGCATGGGCGCCTATTCGCCGGCCCCTGTCGTCACGCCGGAGATCCACGCGCGCATCCTGCGCGAGGTTATCGAGCCCACCGTGATCGGCATGGCCAGCGAGGGCACACCTTACACGGGCTTCCTCTATGCCGGCGTGATGATCGACGCCGAAGGCACCCCCAAGGTACTGGAATTCAACTGTCGGTTCGGCGACCCGGAAACCCAGCCGATCATGCTGCGTCTACGCAGCGATCTCTATGCACTGATCGAATCCGCAGTTGACGGACAGCTTGAGCAGGCCAGCGCCAACTGGGATCCCCGTGTCGCCCTCGGCGTGGTGCTCGCTGCCCAAGGTTACCCCGAAACTTATCTTGAGGACGAACGCCTCGACCCGCTGCCCGCGGACGACGACGATCGCAAGCTGTTCCATGCCGGCACTCGCCTGATGGGGGAACACGTCGTCAGTGCTGGCGGACGGGTATTGTGCGCCACCGGCTTGGGCGATACTGTGAGCGAGGCTCGGACCCGGGCCTACGCACTGGCCGATGCCGTTGCCTGGCCCGGCAAGTATTACCGCACCGACATCGGGCATCGCGCGCTCTCCCGAAGCAACTGA
- a CDS encoding glycogen/starch/alpha-glucan phosphorylase, whose product MNDILHESVFTPLENDCKALGDSIRGRLIHSLGKDPRIATERDWLHAVALAVRERMLERWIFTRRGYQDASAKRVYYLSMEFLIGRGLINAMLNLGIYDATREALAEFGMDLGEIAELEADAALGNGGLGRLAACILDSLATQCLPGFGYGIRYEYGMFAQEIRDGIQIEHPDTWLRYGNPWELPRPEGLHPVRFYGHLITHYRANGEAQHFWEDGETVMAMPYDLPIPGYGPGNVNNLRLWAAKASRDFELEYFNEGDYIGAVEQKNQSENISRVLYPNDASQAGRELRLKQEYFFVSASLQDILGRHREDGHTLSALPNHVAIQLNDTHPAIAVAELMRLLMDDNDLPWNAAWRITVKTLAYTNHTLMPEALETWPVELMTRVLPRHMQIIYDINHRFLNDVRHRFPGDQELLRRVSLIDEAGARRVRMAHLAVVGSHHTNGVAALHSELLRNTLFSDFYRIMPERFVNVTNGVTPRLWLHQANPDLSRMICKHIGDGWIRDLDQIAPLAALAENAEVRAEFRQVKLANKRRLADYIAAEAGVRVKPEALFDVQIKRIHEYKRQLLKLLHVISLYNRIRDGQADDCVPRVVLFAGKAAPAYIMAKQIIRLINDVADVVNNDPIVGDRLKCVFVPNYGVSIATIIIPAADLSEQISTAGTEASGTGNMKLALNGALTIGTLDGANIEIRDEVGADNIFIFGLHTDEVEARQQAGYDPRKHYRENPSLARCLDMIASDFFAPDEPHRHQAIVDSLLHEDRYLLLADYAAYIETQNEVDRLYREPEDWSRKAILNTARMGRFSIDRTVREYASQIWGIEPRSVKGQEPKNA is encoded by the coding sequence ATGAACGATATCCTCCACGAAAGTGTCTTTACGCCACTGGAGAACGACTGTAAGGCGCTGGGGGACTCGATCAGGGGCCGCCTGATCCACAGCCTCGGTAAGGACCCGCGCATCGCCACCGAACGCGACTGGCTACATGCCGTCGCACTGGCTGTGCGCGAGCGCATGCTCGAACGCTGGATATTTACCCGCCGCGGCTACCAGGACGCCAGCGCCAAACGCGTCTATTACCTCTCGATGGAATTCCTCATCGGGCGAGGCCTCATCAATGCCATGCTCAACCTCGGTATCTACGATGCCACTCGCGAGGCACTGGCAGAATTCGGTATGGATCTGGGCGAAATCGCCGAACTTGAGGCCGACGCGGCCTTGGGCAACGGCGGTCTTGGCCGGCTTGCCGCCTGTATCCTTGACTCACTGGCCACCCAGTGTCTGCCGGGTTTCGGCTACGGCATTCGCTACGAATACGGCATGTTTGCCCAGGAAATCCGAGACGGCATTCAGATCGAACATCCCGATACTTGGTTGCGCTACGGTAATCCCTGGGAACTGCCCCGCCCGGAAGGCCTGCATCCGGTGCGCTTTTACGGGCACCTCATCACGCACTACCGCGCAAACGGAGAAGCCCAACACTTCTGGGAGGACGGCGAAACCGTCATGGCGATGCCTTACGACCTCCCGATCCCCGGCTACGGCCCCGGCAATGTCAACAACCTGCGCCTCTGGGCGGCCAAGGCCTCGCGCGACTTCGAGCTGGAGTACTTCAACGAAGGCGACTACATCGGGGCCGTCGAACAAAAGAACCAATCCGAGAACATCAGTCGCGTGCTCTATCCCAACGACGCCAGTCAGGCCGGGCGGGAGCTACGGCTCAAGCAGGAATATTTCTTTGTCTCCGCCTCCCTGCAGGATATCCTCGGCCGTCATCGCGAAGACGGACACACTCTCTCAGCGCTACCGAACCACGTCGCGATCCAGCTCAACGACACCCACCCCGCAATTGCGGTGGCTGAGCTGATGCGGTTGCTGATGGACGACAACGACCTGCCTTGGAATGCCGCTTGGCGGATCACGGTCAAGACTCTGGCCTACACCAATCACACCCTCATGCCGGAGGCGTTGGAAACTTGGCCAGTCGAGCTGATGACGCGTGTGCTGCCGCGTCACATGCAGATCATCTACGACATCAATCACCGCTTTCTCAACGACGTACGACATCGTTTTCCCGGCGATCAAGAGCTGCTGCGGCGGGTTTCGCTAATCGACGAGGCTGGCGCCCGTCGCGTACGCATGGCCCATCTCGCGGTCGTCGGTAGTCATCACACGAACGGCGTGGCCGCGCTGCACAGCGAACTGCTGCGCAATACACTGTTCAGCGATTTCTATCGCATCATGCCCGAACGCTTCGTCAACGTAACCAACGGCGTCACCCCACGGCTCTGGCTACATCAGGCCAACCCCGATCTCAGCCGCATGATCTGCAAACACATCGGCGACGGCTGGATACGCGACCTCGATCAAATCGCGCCACTCGCAGCACTCGCCGAAAACGCCGAAGTACGTGCCGAGTTTCGTCAGGTCAAGCTCGCGAATAAGCGACGCCTCGCCGACTACATCGCTGCCGAGGCGGGGGTCAGGGTCAAGCCTGAAGCGCTGTTCGACGTGCAGATCAAGCGCATCCATGAATACAAACGCCAGTTGCTCAAGCTATTGCACGTCATCAGCCTCTACAACCGAATCCGCGATGGACAAGCAGATGACTGTGTGCCGCGCGTAGTACTGTTCGCCGGCAAGGCCGCGCCAGCCTACATCATGGCCAAGCAGATCATCCGGTTGATCAACGATGTTGCCGATGTGGTAAACAACGACCCGATCGTGGGCGACCGCCTCAAATGTGTATTCGTTCCCAACTACGGCGTTTCCATCGCCACGATCATCATTCCCGCCGCCGACCTGTCCGAGCAGATATCGACCGCCGGCACCGAAGCCTCCGGCACGGGCAACATGAAACTTGCGCTCAATGGCGCGCTCACTATTGGCACCTTGGATGGCGCCAATATCGAAATTCGAGACGAGGTGGGTGCGGACAACATCTTCATCTTCGGTCTGCACACCGACGAGGTCGAAGCACGTCAACAGGCCGGCTACGATCCACGCAAGCACTATCGGGAAAACCCGTCGCTGGCCCGCTGCCTCGACATGATCGCCAGCGATTTCTTCGCGCCGGACGAACCGCACCGCCATCAAGCCATCGTCGACAGTCTGTTACACGAAGATCGCTATCTCCTGCTGGCAGACTACGCGGCCTACATCGAGACGCAAAACGAGGTCGATCGGCTCTATCGTGAGCCAGAGGATTGGAGCCGCAAGGCCATTCTCAATACCGCACGCATGGGACGTTTCTCGATCGACCGCACGGTCAGGGAATACGCCAGCCAAATATGGGGTATCGAACCGCGTTCCGTAAAAGGACAAGAACCCAAAAACGCCTGA
- a CDS encoding helix-turn-helix domain-containing protein, whose product MPHERTTIAEIHSITCRHGRCACAPPLSDAVRISLEHYFQALDGHEPSDLYRLVLAEVERPLLEAVLIQCRGNQCRAASYLGISRGTLRKKLLDHGLN is encoded by the coding sequence TTGCCGCATGAACGCACCACCATCGCAGAAATTCACTCAATCACTTGCCGACACGGCCGCTGCGCATGCGCCCCCCCGCTCTCGGACGCAGTACGAATTTCGCTCGAACATTACTTCCAGGCCCTAGACGGACACGAACCCAGCGACCTCTACCGCCTAGTACTGGCCGAAGTCGAACGTCCACTGCTCGAGGCCGTACTGATTCAATGCCGGGGCAATCAATGCCGCGCTGCCTCATATCTGGGCATCAGTCGCGGCACGCTACGCAAAAAACTCCTGGATCACGGCCTGAACTGA